One Pirellulales bacterium genomic window, TCTGTGACTCGGTGGTAAGAACAGAAGCCAGTCAGGCGTGTTGCAGAAAACACGACATTTCGCGGGCACTACACTTGCCGGGATCGCTGCATGAGATTTCTTTGGGCAACGCTTGTCGGCCTGCCGTCGTGGACGCTGATTGCGCTGGTGCGGTTGTACCAGATTTTTCTGAGCCCGATTTTCGGCCGCCAATGCCGCTTTCAGCCGACGTGCAGCAATTATTTCATCGGCGCGGTGCTCAAATACGGGGCGATTTGGGGAAGCTTGAAAGGGGTCGCCCGGATTCTCCGCTGCAATCCATTTTGCCGGGGCGGTTGGGATCCGCCCTGATGCGAATTCACCTTGACCGCTCGGATTCGAGCCACTATTCTCCCCGCCGCTTGTTGCTCGTCTTTTCACGCATTCGCGGACAATTCGGCGGATGATGGGTGCCCGCTGCCTTGAATGGGCCTGTGCATTGCACGGCGGAAATGCCCATGCAAAGCCGTCGGCATGGCGGCCGCGCATCGATCATCGCAACTGAAATCCATGCTCAATAGGGAGCGCGGCACGGCATGAAGCCTGTTGATCGCCACGTACGAACTTCGTTCGATCGCCGAGATTTCTTGGCTTGCAGCAGCTTGCTCTTTGTCGCCGGCTGCGCGGGACCCGCCGTCCGATCGCAGAGCCCTGAAGATGCTGAAATGGCATCGGCCGGGCAGATCCGGTTGGTGGAAGCGGTGGCCGGGCCGTTTGGAATGGAATATGTCAAGGCGGAAGGGACGGCGCTCGTGGTCGGCTTGGCGGATACGGGGGGCGATCCGCCGCCCTCGCCGCAACGTGCCGAGCTCATGGCCGACATGCAAGCCCGGGGCGTAATCAATCCGAATTCCGTGCTCGCGTCGCCGACGACGGCGCTGGTGGTCGTGCGAACCTTCTTGCCCCCCGCCGCGCAGCGCAACGATCCCTTGGATCTGGAAGTCGTCGTTCCGCCGCACAACGACACGACGAGCATCGCCGGCGGCTGGCTGATGCAAGTTCGATTGCAGGAAAAGGCCCTCTTGGGCGGCGGCGTGCATACGGGCCACATGCTGGCGATCGGCGAAGGACCGATCCTGGTCGATCCGGCCGGCCCGAAAGACAAAGCCGCGCTGTTGCGCGGCCGAGTGCTTGGCGGCGGACACGTCACACATAATCGCTCGTTGGGATTGATGATCCGCTCCGACGAAAAGTCGGTCTATCTGAGCAAGCAGATTGGCGACGCCGTCAACCGGCGGTTTCACAGC contains:
- the yidD gene encoding membrane protein insertion efficiency factor YidD, whose translation is MRFLWATLVGLPSWTLIALVRLYQIFLSPIFGRQCRFQPTCSNYFIGAVLKYGAIWGSLKGVARILRCNPFCRGGWDPP